The following are from one region of the Sphingomonas oryzagri genome:
- a CDS encoding response regulator — protein MSLGQELAPHLPFVRRYARALTGTQKQGDAYVRATLEAIVAAPEDFPRDVDPRLGLYKTFQAIWGSANVETGVDGGQDGTQPEVIAQARLARITPRSRQALLLTAMEGFTNEDAAYLIGVDAPEVEALVGEALAEIERQTHAEVLIIEDEPIIAMDLETIVRDLGHGVTGVAVTRDEAVAQAMARRPGLVLADIQLADDSSGIDAVKDILAQFEVPVIFITAFPERLLTGERPEPTFLITKPFQRSTVKAAIAQALFFDSTTVPA, from the coding sequence ATGTCGCTTGGTCAGGAATTGGCGCCGCATCTGCCGTTCGTCCGCCGCTACGCCCGCGCGCTTACCGGAACCCAGAAGCAGGGCGACGCTTATGTCCGCGCCACGCTGGAGGCGATCGTCGCCGCGCCGGAGGATTTCCCGCGCGACGTCGATCCGCGGCTCGGCCTCTACAAGACCTTCCAGGCCATCTGGGGCTCGGCCAATGTCGAGACCGGCGTCGATGGCGGGCAGGACGGTACCCAGCCGGAAGTGATCGCCCAGGCACGCCTCGCGCGGATCACGCCACGCTCACGCCAGGCGCTGCTGCTGACCGCGATGGAGGGCTTCACCAACGAGGACGCGGCCTATCTGATCGGCGTCGACGCGCCCGAGGTCGAGGCGCTGGTCGGTGAGGCGCTCGCCGAGATCGAGCGGCAGACCCATGCCGAGGTGTTGATCATCGAGGACGAGCCGATCATCGCGATGGATCTCGAGACGATCGTGCGCGATCTGGGCCATGGCGTGACCGGTGTGGCGGTGACCCGCGACGAGGCGGTGGCGCAGGCGATGGCGCGTCGTCCAGGCCTTGTGCTGGCCGACATCCAGCTCGCCGATGACAGCTCCGGCATCGATGCGGTGAAGGACATCCTCGCCCAGTTCGAGGTGCCGGTGATCTTCATCACCGCCTTTCCCGAGCGCCTGCTGACCGGCGAGCGGCCGGAGCCGACCTTCCTGATCACCAAGCCGTTCCAGCGCTCGACCGTGAAGGCGGCGATTGCGCAGGCTTTGTTCTTCGACAGCACGACGGTTCCCGCCTGA
- a CDS encoding NepR family anti-sigma factor yields MSDGNKSKRSAKGSSQSGADGKGADRDVGHALRSVYSKTVSEEIPSELLDLLGKLS; encoded by the coding sequence TTGAGCGACGGTAACAAGAGCAAGCGCAGCGCCAAGGGGTCGTCGCAATCCGGCGCGGACGGCAAAGGCGCCGACCGTGACGTCGGCCATGCCCTGCGCTCGGTCTATTCCAAGACGGTGAGCGAGGAGATTCCATCGGAGCTGCTCGATCTGCTGGGCAAGCTCAGCTAG
- a CDS encoding sensor histidine kinase: MRLFARLSTSLKILIVLSLALLPLGMIASLASLETASANRTNREAAARLLATDSAERFNLMVDRTAGILHGAQREGATGCLHASGTIGGGTAVALFDAFGKPLCATGKMPVILPSRPNTVTPIVTIAPDGQSLRLITSTMELPGFAVAVLPRNFVTAATHPHALDGSYSLHASDDAGHVLTMATIESMPIGRETLAAQPVASNQLRITMSVASPPLSANEILLTLLPILMWVAGAAIGWLVVDRLILRPLESMQEAIDTYRLTGRFVPPPLTTPAFEIRTLGRAFQLAAQTITRHEADLEDGLARQTRLTREVHHRVKNNLQVVASLLNIHARGAPTPEAADAYATIQRRVDALALVHRSHYAELEVNHGIALRPLIGEIAANLRGSLQSGIKPPAITLQIGLFHANQDVAVSVAFLLVEVIETAMTRLPGTSIAITLEAVPEKPDRARLAVRSPALDRDVAPIDSQFELFERVIGGLSRQLRAPLERDDAQGLVAIEISVMTEPTGA; this comes from the coding sequence GTGCGGCTGTTCGCGCGCCTGTCGACCAGCCTGAAGATCCTGATCGTACTCAGCCTGGCGCTGCTGCCGCTGGGCATGATCGCCTCGCTCGCCTCGCTGGAAACCGCGTCGGCCAACCGCACGAACCGCGAAGCCGCCGCGCGTCTGCTCGCTACCGACAGCGCCGAGCGCTTCAACCTGATGGTCGATCGCACGGCGGGCATTCTCCATGGCGCCCAGCGCGAGGGCGCGACAGGATGCCTCCATGCATCCGGCACGATCGGTGGCGGAACGGCGGTGGCGCTGTTCGACGCCTTCGGCAAGCCGCTCTGCGCGACCGGGAAAATGCCCGTCATCCTGCCGAGCCGCCCGAATACAGTAACGCCGATCGTCACCATCGCGCCGGACGGCCAATCGCTCCGCCTGATCACGAGCACGATGGAATTGCCAGGCTTCGCGGTTGCGGTACTGCCGCGCAATTTCGTGACCGCCGCGACGCATCCGCACGCGCTCGACGGCAGCTATTCGCTCCACGCCAGCGACGATGCCGGCCACGTGCTGACGATGGCGACGATCGAGTCGATGCCCATCGGGCGCGAAACGCTGGCCGCGCAGCCGGTCGCGAGCAACCAGCTGCGCATTACGATGTCGGTGGCCAGCCCCCCGCTCAGTGCCAACGAGATACTGCTCACCCTGCTGCCGATCCTCATGTGGGTGGCGGGCGCCGCGATCGGCTGGTTGGTCGTCGATCGCCTGATCCTGCGACCGCTCGAATCGATGCAGGAGGCGATCGACACCTATCGCCTGACCGGTCGCTTCGTGCCGCCGCCGCTCACCACGCCCGCCTTCGAGATCCGCACGCTGGGCCGCGCCTTCCAGCTCGCGGCGCAGACCATCACCCGCCACGAGGCGGATCTGGAGGACGGCCTCGCCCGCCAGACCCGCCTGACGCGGGAGGTGCACCATCGCGTGAAGAACAACCTGCAGGTGGTCGCAAGCCTGCTCAATATCCACGCCCGAGGCGCTCCCACACCCGAGGCAGCCGACGCCTACGCCACCATCCAGCGCCGCGTCGATGCACTCGCTCTTGTCCATCGCAGCCATTATGCGGAGCTGGAGGTCAATCACGGCATCGCGTTGCGTCCGCTGATCGGCGAGATCGCGGCGAACCTGCGCGGATCGCTGCAATCCGGCATCAAACCGCCGGCGATCACGCTGCAGATCGGCCTCTTCCACGCCAATCAGGATGTCGCGGTGTCGGTCGCCTTCCTGCTCGTCGAGGTGATCGAGACGGCGATGACGCGTCTGCCCGGCACCAGCATCGCGATCACGCTGGAGGCGGTGCCGGAAAAACCCGATCGCGCCCGCCTTGCGGTTCGCTCTCCGGCGCTCGATCGCGACGTTGCGCCCATCGATTCGCAGTTCGAGCTGTTCGAGCGCGTGATCGGCGGCCTCTCGCGCCAGCTCCGCGCGCCGCTGGAGCGCGACGACGCGCAGGGACTGGTTGCCATCGAAATCAGCGTGATGACCGAACCCACCGGGGCTTGA
- a CDS encoding entericidin A/B family lipoprotein, with translation MVRKIVTVGLLAGMFTLAACNTVAGAGKDVSSVGNATTKAADKAK, from the coding sequence ATGGTTCGCAAGATCGTCACCGTCGGCCTGCTCGCCGGCATGTTCACCCTCGCCGCCTGCAACACCGTCGCAGGCGCCGGTAAGGACGTGTCGTCGGTCGGTAACGCCACCACCAAGGCGGCCGACAAGGCGAAATAA
- the tatC gene encoding twin-arginine translocase subunit TatC — MAAGDDELDDTRAPLLDHLIELRRRLIWSFLALGACFLVCLYFAKPIFAFLVQPLLHAGQGKLIYTDVFEAFFAQMKVAFFSALMLSFPIVANQIWRFVAPGLYAKEKRALRPFLLLTPVLFLGGAAMAYYLAMPLALHFLLGYNGNVGGVQQEALPAIGNYLSFVTKFLFGFGVAFLLPVLLMLLETAGIVTRLQLSKGRRYCYVASFGVAAVLSPPDAISMLLLAVPLCLLFELALILIWFTERKRAREATA; from the coding sequence ATGGCTGCGGGGGACGACGAACTCGACGATACGCGCGCGCCGCTGCTCGATCACCTGATCGAACTGCGCAGACGGCTGATCTGGAGCTTCCTGGCACTGGGCGCCTGCTTTCTGGTCTGCCTCTATTTCGCGAAGCCGATCTTCGCCTTCCTGGTGCAGCCATTGCTCCATGCCGGGCAGGGCAAGCTGATCTACACCGACGTGTTTGAGGCCTTCTTCGCGCAGATGAAGGTGGCCTTCTTCTCGGCGCTGATGCTGAGCTTCCCGATCGTGGCGAACCAGATCTGGCGTTTCGTCGCGCCCGGCCTCTACGCCAAGGAAAAGCGCGCGCTCAGGCCTTTCCTGCTGCTGACGCCCGTGTTGTTCCTGGGCGGGGCGGCGATGGCCTATTATCTCGCCATGCCCTTGGCGCTGCATTTCCTGCTCGGCTACAACGGCAACGTCGGTGGCGTGCAGCAGGAGGCGCTGCCCGCGATCGGCAATTATCTGAGCTTCGTCACCAAGTTCCTGTTCGGCTTCGGCGTGGCCTTCCTGCTGCCGGTGCTGCTGATGCTGCTGGAGACGGCGGGCATCGTGACCCGGCTGCAGCTGAGCAAGGGGCGCCGCTATTGCTACGTCGCCTCCTTCGGCGTGGCCGCGGTGCTGAGCCCGCCGGATGCCATCTCGATGCTCTTGCTTGCGGTGCCGCTCTGCCTGCTGTTCGAGTTGGCGCTGATCCTGATCTGGTTCACCGAGCGTAAGCGCGCCCGCGAGGCGACCGCCTAG
- the tatB gene encoding Sec-independent protein translocase protein TatB, with the protein MFDFAPTHLLIFALVAIVFIGPKDLPRVMRVVGQWVGKGRAMARHFRSAMDEMIREAELAEMEQKWKAENERIMREHADLISGTTAPAEALPAPAARPAVAAEAGEAPHPVEPPLEPAAPVRQPPEA; encoded by the coding sequence ATGTTCGATTTTGCGCCGACTCACCTGTTGATCTTCGCGCTGGTCGCGATCGTCTTCATCGGGCCGAAGGATCTGCCGCGCGTCATGCGCGTCGTGGGCCAATGGGTCGGCAAGGGGCGCGCGATGGCGCGCCATTTCCGCTCTGCGATGGACGAGATGATCCGCGAAGCCGAACTTGCCGAGATGGAGCAGAAGTGGAAGGCGGAGAACGAGCGGATCATGCGCGAGCATGCCGATCTGATCTCCGGCACCACTGCGCCGGCCGAAGCCTTGCCGGCTCCGGCCGCAAGGCCGGCTGTGGCGGCGGAGGCCGGTGAAGCGCCGCACCCGGTCGAGCCCCCGCTGGAGCCGGCTGCTCCTGTCCGCCAGCCGCCCGAGGCCTGA
- a CDS encoding Sec-independent protein translocase subunit TatA: MGFGSPIHWIILGIIAIVLFGGGRFPSMMGDVAKGLKSFKKGMADEDDDHRPAPAKPAAQLQQQPPIEPNKDHDLQPMRDDRPSQP, encoded by the coding sequence ATGGGTTTCGGATCACCAATCCACTGGATCATCCTCGGGATCATCGCGATCGTGCTGTTTGGCGGCGGTCGATTCCCGTCGATGATGGGCGATGTCGCCAAGGGGCTGAAGAGCTTCAAGAAGGGCATGGCCGACGAGGACGACGATCATCGCCCCGCGCCGGCCAAGCCCGCGGCCCAGCTTCAGCAGCAGCCGCCGATCGAGCCGAACAAGGACCACGATCTGCAGCCGATGCGCGACGACCGGCCCAGCCAGCCCTGA